From Portunus trituberculatus isolate SZX2019 chromosome 50, ASM1759143v1, whole genome shotgun sequence, the proteins below share one genomic window:
- the LOC123499600 gene encoding ropporin-1-like protein isoform X1 — MSRTRLAHILTRGDVTHSWPGVLIWTPGPLSYTAVAPHRPPNTPALLSSEQQSKMVVVAEGVVDTRVPAPLPGILREYTKAAIRTQPRDLLAWSCAYFKAMTQGSVPPVKDRLEFPIPESESGISPGVLRVLHRQLRVGDSVQWEQLRECCEAMGVAEETAQDAWHRAGGGDGASLEWDHILSHLAALSAHSNIQALQLLMAALTEDPVTKKVDCSSLLDHYRRLHTHINITPTEQFTEAVAYLNDLATFQGGYLTPKDLTRSSCPVL; from the exons ATGTCACGCACGCGCCTTGCACACATATTGACCCGCGGTGACGTCACACATTCCTGGCCAGGTGTTCTCATTTGGACACCTGGACCACTGAGCTACACCGCCGTCGCTCCACACAGACCCCCCAACACACCTGCCCTTCTATCATCGGAACAACAG tccaagatggtggtggtggcggagggagtggtggaCACGAGGGTGCCGGCGCCTCTGCCCGGCATCCTGAGGGAGTACACAAAGGCCGCCATCCGCACCCAGCCCCGGGATCTCCTGGCCTGGTCCTGCGCCTATTTCAA AGCCATGACCCAGGGCAGCGTACCGCCCGTGAAGGATCGTCTGGAGTTCCCCATCCCCGAGTCAGAAAGTGGCATCTCACCTGGCGTGCTGCGTGTGCTCCACCGTCAG CTGCGAGTCGGCGACAGCGTGCAGTGGGAGCAGCTGCGGGAGTGTTGCGAGGCCATGGGCGTGGCCGAGGAGACAGCGCAGGACGCCTGGCACCGGGCAGGGGGCGGGGACGGAGCTTCCCTGGAGTGGGACCACATTCTCTCCCATCTGGCTGCCCTCTCCGCCCAC tccaaCATTCAGGCCTTGCAGCTGTTAATGGCCGCCCTCACCGAGGACCCCGTCACCAAGAAGGTGGACTGCTCCTCGCTGCTGGACCACTACCGGCGCCTCCACACCCACATCAACATCACGCCCACTGAGCAGTTCACCGAGGCGGTGGCCTATCTGAATGACCTGGCCACCTTCCAGGGCGGCTACCTCACGCCCAAGGACCTCACCAGATCGTCCTGCCCCGTGCTGTAA
- the LOC123499600 gene encoding ropporin-1-like protein isoform X2: protein MSRTRLAHILTRGDVTHSWPGVLIWTPGPLSYTAVAPHRPPNTPALLSSEQQSKMVVVAEGVVDTRVPAPLPGILREYTKAAIRTQPRDLLAWSCAYFKAMTQGSVPPVKDRLEFPIPESESGISPGVLRVLHRQLRVGDSVQWEQLRECCEAMGVAEETAQDAWHRAGGGDGASLEWDHILSHLAALSAHALQLLMAALTEDPVTKKVDCSSLLDHYRRLHTHINITPTEQFTEAVAYLNDLATFQGGYLTPKDLTRSSCPVL, encoded by the exons ATGTCACGCACGCGCCTTGCACACATATTGACCCGCGGTGACGTCACACATTCCTGGCCAGGTGTTCTCATTTGGACACCTGGACCACTGAGCTACACCGCCGTCGCTCCACACAGACCCCCCAACACACCTGCCCTTCTATCATCGGAACAACAG tccaagatggtggtggtggcggagggagtggtggaCACGAGGGTGCCGGCGCCTCTGCCCGGCATCCTGAGGGAGTACACAAAGGCCGCCATCCGCACCCAGCCCCGGGATCTCCTGGCCTGGTCCTGCGCCTATTTCAA AGCCATGACCCAGGGCAGCGTACCGCCCGTGAAGGATCGTCTGGAGTTCCCCATCCCCGAGTCAGAAAGTGGCATCTCACCTGGCGTGCTGCGTGTGCTCCACCGTCAG CTGCGAGTCGGCGACAGCGTGCAGTGGGAGCAGCTGCGGGAGTGTTGCGAGGCCATGGGCGTGGCCGAGGAGACAGCGCAGGACGCCTGGCACCGGGCAGGGGGCGGGGACGGAGCTTCCCTGGAGTGGGACCACATTCTCTCCCATCTGGCTGCCCTCTCCGCCCAC GCCTTGCAGCTGTTAATGGCCGCCCTCACCGAGGACCCCGTCACCAAGAAGGTGGACTGCTCCTCGCTGCTGGACCACTACCGGCGCCTCCACACCCACATCAACATCACGCCCACTGAGCAGTTCACCGAGGCGGTGGCCTATCTGAATGACCTGGCCACCTTCCAGGGCGGCTACCTCACGCCCAAGGACCTCACCAGATCGTCCTGCCCCGTGCTGTAA